From the Thomasclavelia ramosa DSM 1402 genome, the window ACAGCAACGTATGCTCATTCGCTATCCCCGGTGTTACATTATCCAGTGCCTCAATCATCTCGATAATTGATTTCATCGTGTTGTACGGTAATACCAGCCCCAGATCTCCCGGTACCGCCTCTGCTAAGGTCGGCTCTGTATACCCTTCTTTCAAACGCTTGTAAGTCGTTCTTCTCCCTTTCTTGATATCTCCATATCTTTGCACCATGACTGATCCGTTTGACAGCTTGTTCGCCAGTCTGCTCACCTCATGTGCAAATTCATTCGGTTCATTGAACGGCTCGCTGAAGGTATGGGATACCAGCAGCGCAAAGTTGGTATTCTTGCTCCCCAGCTTCGGATCATGATAGGCATGTCCGTTCGCCAGCATCGTCCCGCTGTGATTCTCTATTACTACATGCCCTGACGGATTTGAACAGAATGTTCTTACTTTTGTTCCGACACTTGTATTATAGACAAATTTACCTTCATACAGATTGCTGTTGATCTCTTCCATTACGATATTGCTGGTCTCTACCCGCACTCCTATATCGACCTGATTATTATAAAGCTCCAGTCCATGCTGTTTCAGTACTTTTGTCAGCCAGGCAGAACCGTCTCGTCCCGGTGCCAGTACGATCTTCTTCGCTTTGATGACCTCATCATTTTCCAGAACTACCCCGACAGCATGTCCGTCTTCAACCAGCACTTCCTTTACAGCTGTTCTAAATGCCATATCAATATGTTCTTTCAGTTCCGTTGACATTTCTGTCATGATCCGCAGATTCTCTTCTGTTCCTAAATGTCTTACCTTGGCCCGCAGCAGTTTTAATCCTACTGCATAGCCTCGATGTTCAATTTCTTTGACCTTGTCAGTCGTAGGATCCGTTATTTCTCTGGTTGCTCCGTGTTTTAAATAAAGATTGTCAACATAGTTGATTACATCTTCAACCTCATTGGTTGAAAGATAGTCAGTCAGCCAGCCGCCAAATTCACTGGTAATATTGAATTTACCGTCAGAATAGGCACCGGCACCGCCAAATCCGGCTGTAATCGAACAGGCAGGAAGACAGCCCGGTTCATTGTTCCTGATGATTGGACAGGACTTGATCTTCTTTTCCTTGATTGGACAGTGACGTTTCATAACATCCTGACCTTTATCTATAAGCAATACGTTCAATTCCGGCTGTTTCAAATACAGTTCATAGCAGGCCATGATTCCTGCTGGTCCCGCTCCAACAACCACAACATCATAATTATTTTTCATTTTATCGCTCCGTTCTGGGTTTTAACGCTAACCCTACTAATTATACTCGATATAATTATGCATTTCAATCTTCTTTTATTATCAACGCAAAAAAATTTTGATACTTAGTTTGCTGAAATAGTTTGAAAATGCTATGATATAGTTAAAGCACGGGAGCTTGTAAACAGGCTGAGAGGAAGTTGTGAACTTCGACCGCTAACCTGATTTGGATAATGCCAACGTAGGGACATACTCACTAACAATAAGTAGGGAATATGGCACTTGGCATATTCTCTTTTTAGTGCTTTAAGAAAGTGAGGAAGAATATGTTTGAAAAAGTTTTAGAAGAAATTAAATTACGCAATCCAATTGTGCATTGCATTACTAACTATGTTACTGTCAATGATTGTGCTAATGCCATCTTAGCTGTTAATGGCAGCCCCATTATGGCTGATGACATTCATGAAGTTGAGGAAATTACAACAATCTGTAATGCTTTAGTAATCAATATTGGTACGCTGAATGAAAGGACAGTTGCTTCAATGATCAAAGCAGGAAAAATGGCTAACCATTTAAATCACCCTGTTGTTCTCGATCCTGTTGGTGCTGGAGCTAGCAAGCTTCGGACTAATACTGCAAAAAAACTACTTGAAGAAATTAATTTTAGTGTTATTCGAGGAAATATTTCCGAAATAAAAGCCCTAGCAATGAATATGACTTCAACTCAAGGAGTCGATGCCAATATCAATGATATTGTAACAGCTGAAAATCTTAATGAAGTTATTAGTTTTGCTAAGAAATTTAGTCAAGAAACCGGTGCCGTAATCGCAATCACTGGAGCAACTGATATTGTTGCCAATCAAGAAAAAACCTATGTAATCACTAACGGTTGTGCAATGATGTCACGAATCACAGGAACAGGTTGTATGTTATCGGCAATTCTTGGAGCAACAACCGCTATTGGTCAAAATGATCTTTTAGAAACTACTGCTTATACGATTGCAATGATGGGATACTGTGGTGAGTTAGCTGATCAAAGAGTTCGTAATGACAATAGTGGAACAAGCAGTTTTAGAATGCATTTAATCGATGCCTTGAGTACAATTAATTATTATCAATTGAAAGCCGGTGTTAAAATTGAACTTCACTAGAAACATGCTAGAACTATATTTAGTCAGCGACCGCAGCTGGTTGAACGATCGTCCACTTGAAGAAGATATTGAACAAGCTATTTTAGGTGGAGTAACAATGGTTCAATTACGCGAAAAAAATTTAACCGATGAAGAATTTACTATTCAAGCAAAAAAAGTCAAAACAATTTGTTCTAAATACCATATTCCCTTTATCATCAACGATAATGTAGCCGTAGCATTGGCTGTAGACAGTGATGGAATTCATATCGGTCAAGATGATCAGCCTGTTAAAAGAGTTCGAAAAATAATCGGTCCTCATAAAATTATTGGGGTTTCTGCTCACAACTTAAAAGAAGCTCTTGCCGCCAAGGAAGATGGTGCTGATTATTTAGGAGTGGGAGCCATGTTCAATACTTCAACTAAAGATGATGCTACAGCAGTGAGCTTTACCCAATTACATGAAATAACTACAAAAATTGGCTTACCTGTTGTAGCAATCGGTGGTATCAACCAAGACAATTGCCTACTCTTAAAAGGAACAAAAATTGATGGTATTGCTGTTGTTTCAGCCATTATGAGCGCTCCTGATATAAAAGAAGCAGCCGCTAAATTAAAAGCACATGCCCGAGGAATCTATGATTAAAGGTTATATCATTGACATGGATGGAACTCTGCTTGATTCGATGCACATTTGGAATGAATTAGGCAGTCGTTTTCTCGAATTAAAAGGAATTACCCCTGAGGCAAATCTTAAAGATATCTTGGCACCACTATCAATTAACCAAGCAATTAAATACATCGCTGAGACATATCAATTAAAAGAGCCTCTTGATGTTTTAATCAATGAAGTTAATAGTTTATTGAATCATATTTATTTAAGCGAAATTCCCTTAAAACCAGGGGCTTTGGAATTTATTACTAACTGTTTTAACCATCATAAAAAACTGTGCTTATTAACTGCAAATAATTATCAAGCAACAATTAACATTCTTGATAAATATAATCTAACATCAAAATTTGATGAAATTATTACATGTGATCATACTACTTTAGATAAACGCAGTGGCGAGGCCTACAATTATGCAATCTCTGCATTACACCTCCATAAAGATGAATGCATTGTTATTGAAGATGCCCTTCATGCAATAATTGCTGCAAAAAAGCAAGGTTTTACAGTATGGGCCGTTGCAGATCAAAGTAATCAAGATGATTGGGATGAAATTTGCAAAATAAGTGATTTAAATTTAAAAAATTTATCAGAAATGGAGATATGATTATGAAAAAAGTTCTAACTATCGCAGGAACTGATCCAACAGGTGGAGCAGGAGTTCAAGCGGATCTAAAAACCATGACAGCTCATAAAGTCTACGGGATGAGTATTATTACTGCCTTAGTGGCCCAAAACACATTAGGTGTTAGAGATATTATGGAAGTAAAACCTGATTTTTTAGCCGAACAGTTTGACTGTGTCTTTGAAGATATTTATCCTGATGCAATTAAAATTGGAATGGTTTCCAGTCCAGTATTAATTGAAATGATCGTAAATAAATTAACATCACAAAAAGATTGTCCTATCGTTGTTGATCCTGTTATGGTTTCTACTAGCGGATCTCGTTTATTAGCTGACAATGCTCTAAGACTCTTGAAAGAAAAGCTTATTCCATTAGCTACTATTATTACCCCTAATATCCCTGAAGCACAGGTTTTAACAAATTTAAAAATTAATACTAAAGATGACATGATTACAGCCGCAAAGATGATTAGTGAATGGTACCACGGCTACATTTTGATCAAAGGGGGCCATTTTGAAGAACGGGCTGATGACCTTCTTTATTACCGGGGAAATATTACTTGGTTGACAGGAGAAAAAATTAATAATCCTAATACTCATGGCACTGGCTGTACCCTTTCTTCAGCAATTGCTTCCAATCTAGCTTTAGAATATTCAATTGAAGAAAGCGTTACTAGAGCTAAAGTCTATATTACCGGGGCTTTAAAAGCTAATCTTAACCTAGGTCATGGCAGTGGACCATTAGATCATTGCTGGAATATTAATCAAACATTAAAATAATTCAACCGATATAATTGCTTTAGTAGTATAATGAGGTAGAGCTATTTTTTCTAATTTAATAAGGAGGAAAATAGAATGCCAGTTAATCCATATAATCTTGATATGATCACTAAGATCTGTAACCATTTAAATACTGCTTGTGCAATCATTACATATCGTCATAATTTTCATTTTGAATATGCTAATGATCTTTATTATCAACTTTTTAAATACAAGCGTAATGACGGCTTCAACTATTCTCTTCCCTATTCTAATGATTATCAAAAAGTAAAAAATACAATTACTAGTATCATTCAAAAGAAAGAAGAATTTCTCGAAATTGAGACTCAATCATTTAATAAAGATAATGACTTGATTTGGACTCGTTCCAGACTATCCTTTATATACAATAATCAGTCAGTATATATAATTTGTTTAGTCGAAAATATTACTGAAAACAAAAAAGTTTTAAAAAATCTAGAAATCAGTCATCAAAAATATCTTCATGAGGGACAGTTTAAAGCAGCAATAGCATCAGATGCTTTAGTATCCTATGAAATTAATATTGATGATGATTTAATTATCGAAGATATTATCGAAAATACCGTTAACATGTTAAAACTAGTTGACTTAAACACTAACTGTAGTTATAGTGAGTTTTTACTTCGCTGGACTAAAAAATGCGTCCATCCTGATGATAAAAATAAATTCTACCAAGAATTACATCCTCACCGTTTAAAGAAATTATTTGAACAGGGGATTACGGAAGTATATTGTGAATATCGTTCGCTCAATGCAACTCAAAAACAAGGCTGGGTCAGTACAACGATTCATCTCTTACACGTTGGTGAAACAAATAAATTATTTGGCTTTGTCTATGTAAAAGATATTAATGATAAGAAAATACATGAATTAGAATTATTGCGCCAATCTCAATCCGATCCGCTCACTAAACTATACAATCGAACCGCTTTTGGTCAAATTGTTAATGAATATTTAAATAAAAAAAGAGAGTCTAGTAGTGCTTTATTATTGATTGATATTGATAACTTTAAAAATATCAACGATAATCTTGGTCATAGTTTTGGGGATACCGTTTTATGTGAGATTGCTCATAAGCTAACAAATATTTTTAATAACAAAGCAATTATTGGGCGTTATGGCGGCGATGAATTCATTATTTTCATTAAAGATATTCCCTCCAAGAAATATGTTTACCATAAAGCTAGTATCATTCTTGAAGAACTTCATCTTTATTACTCATCAAATTATCAAGAGTATACGATCAGCAGTTCAATTGGTATTACTTTTAGCCCTGATGACGGTAAAACATTACACGAATTGTTTGAACAAACCGATTCTGCTCTCTATCGAGCAAAAAAACTGGGCAAATCGCAATATTTTGCTTTTAATGATAGCTATCAGGATATAACTCCTGTAACTAATTATATTAGTAAAGGCTGGCTAATTGATGAACTTGATGAAATTGTTTATGTTAGCAGCCTAGATACTTATGAATTACTATACTTAAATCGAAAGGGACGTGAAATCACCGGAATTGAAGCGGGAGAATATAATCATATTAAATGTTACGAAGCTCTACAAGGTCGAACTAGCCCCTGCCCATTTTGTACTAATGCTAAATTAAATCTTAATGAATTTTATATTTGGGAGTTTAGCAATCAGCATCTAAATAAAGACTATATTGTTAAAGATAAATTAGTATTATGGGAAGGAACACCTATGCGAATGGAAATTGCTGTTGATGTTTCTGATACTCATAACTTCAATCTTCAACGTGTTCCTACTGAATTTGCAATTGAAAAAACGATTTTAGATTGTCTTCAAGCCTTGACAATTCCGGACACTCTTGAAGAAGCTATTAACAACGTTTTAGAGATCATTGGCAATTTTTACCAAGCAACAAGAGCATATATCGTTGAAATTGACCTAAATACAAAAATTGGTTCAAACACTTATGAATGGTGCCGAGAAAACTATCCTCACTATCGTGACCAACTACAGCGGATTGATTTAAATGAAATTCCTTATATTTATGAAGCTTTTGAACATCATAACAATCTAATTATCAATGATTGTGAAGCCATCAAAAAAGAGCATCCTCGAGAATATGCACACTTTATTAGTCGTGAAGCCCATTCTTTAGTGACAATTCCCTATGAGGAAACTGGCATTTTTGCAGGCTATATTGGTGTTGACAATCCTTCAATTAACCAAAATACAATTGCATTACTTGATTCTATCAATTTTTCTATCGTCAACGAGATAAAGAAACGTCGATTATATGAAAAAACACAGTACAATCTTTATCACGATAACTTAAGCGGCTTACTTAATCGTAATAGTTTTACTCAATTTTTGAGTTATGAAAATAGTGCTGTTTACTCTCAAGGAGTCATTCTTGCAGATATCAACGGCTTGAAAGAAATTAATCGCGATTTTGGACATTACCATGGTGATAAAATAATTACGATTATTTCTAGTATTATGAATTCATATTTCCCAAGCGAAAAAATCTTTAGATTAAGTGGTGATGAATTCATCATTATTGTAAACGATCTTGAGTATAAACAATTTATTGAAGCTACTAAGCAGATGGAAGATACTTTACTCGGTTCAACTCCAAATGGTGTCTCACTTGGATACACATGGAGTGAAGATAACATGGATATTAATGATTTGATTCACCAAGCCGAAGAATTAATGATGATCAACAAACAAATATACTATGAACGAGCTGATACATATAAAAAACACTATTCACCTAAAAAACTTGAAAATCTTCTCAAATGTTTTAAAGCAAAACAATTTGTTGTTTACTTACAGCCAAAATTTGATATTGATCAAAACAAAGTTGTTTCGGCCGAAGCTTTGGTCCGACTTGAATATCCCGGTCACGGCTTAATCATGCCAAATAAATTTATTCCCACATTAGAAAAAGAACGAATGACTCGTTACTTAGATTTTTATATGTTTGAACAAATTTGTGAAATTCTTGAGCGTTGGCAAAAAGAAGGAAAAGAATTAATTCCTATTTCTGTCAATATTTCTCGCCTTACCCTTCTAGAATCTGACTTTACTAATTCCTTAAAACGAATTAAAAATAAGTATAATATTCCTAACAATTTCATAACTCTTGAAATTACTGAAAGCATTGGAAATATCGATCGTAGTATCATTGCTACGATTTCTAAGCGCATTAAAGATCTCGGTTTTAATATTTCACTAGATGACTTCGGTGCTAAATATGCAAATATGTCATTATTATCAACTTTAAATTTTGATGAATTAAAAATTGATAAATCAATGATCGACACATTAGTAAATAACGATAAATGTCAAACTATCTTACATCATATAATTGAAATGTGTAAAAAAATTAATGTTGCCTGTGTCGCTGAAGGAGTTGAAACTGAAAAACAAATAGAACTGTTGGTTTGTTTAGGCTGCAATATTATTCAAGGGTTTTATTATTCTAAACCAATTTCTTTACAAGAATTTGAGGATAAGTATCATCAATAATTTGTCTAAAAGTGTATCCTAATGGATACACTTTTTGTGCATTCTTATTTACAGTAGAAATCAAACATGGTAACATACAAAAGTATGATTATAATGCATTTTTGCGCTTTATAATCAAGATTAATTAATGAAAGGAAGTGAATGCGTGATATCAATTCAAGAATTACTTGGATTAATCAATGAATTTTTATATAGCAATATTTTAATTGCTCTGCTTGTTGCAACCGGGGTGTATTTTACAATTCGAACTAAATTTGTTCAATTTAGAATGTTACCAGAAGGAATTCGACTTCTTAAGGAAAAATCACATCATGATGATGGTGTTTCATCTTTTCAAGCACTAATGATTTCAACTGCATCACGAGTAGGAACTGGTAATATTGCTGGTGTTGCTACAGCTTTGGCTGCTGGTGGAGCTGGTTCTATTTTTTGGATGTGGATAATTGCTCTGATTGGTGGAGCCAGTGCTTTTATTGAATCAACCTTAGCCCAAGTCTATAAAGAAAAAGACGGCGACTCATTTCGTGGAGGACCAGCTTATTATATTGAAAAAGCTATCGGAAAACGCTGGTTAGGAATTATTTTTTCGTGTCTGTTGATTGCTTGCTTTATTTTTGGCTTTAATCCATTGCAAGCATATAATGTTAGTAGTGCCGTCGAATATTATTTTTCAAACAATGAATTAGTTGCCTTTGTTATTGGTGCAGTTTTAGCTTTAGCTACTGCTGCGGTTATTTTTGGCGGAGTCCATCGAATCGGGATCATTAGCTCCAAAGTTGTACCAGTCATGGCTATTTTATATATATTACTTGGTTTATACATAACCTTTAGCAATCTTAATCAGCTACCAGAAATATTTAGTGATATTTTTAATCAAGCATTTGATTTTAAAGCGATTGCAGGAGGATTTGCCGGCTCTTGTGTAATGCATGGAATCAAACGTGGGCTTTTTTCTAACGAAGCTGGAATGGGATCCGCACCGAACGCTGGAGCAACCGCAGATGTTTCTCATCCTGTAAAACAAGGTTTAGTACAAACCATCTCTGTTTTTATTGATACTATGTTAATTTGTTCCACTACTGCTTTTATGTTACTAAATTATGGGACAGAATCTGGATTAACAGGAATGCCGTATGTTCAACAAGCTATTTTTGCTGAAGTAGGTGAATTTGGTATTCATTTTATAACAATTTCTATTTTCTTATTTGCTTTTTCTTCTTTGATTGGAAACTATTGCTATGCTGAAAGTAATTTTAAATTTATTATTGACAACAAAAAAGCTTTATTTATTTTTAGAATTATTACTGTAATTATAATTTTCTTTGGTGCCCAAGCTAGTTTTAATACTATTTGGGATCTAGCTGATGTTTTGATGGGCTTTATGGCAATCATGAATATTGTCGTAATTTTATTGTTAGGTAAAATTGCTTTTAAATGTTTAAAAGACTATAGTATTCAAAAAAAGGAAGGAAAAGATCCAATTTTCCACCCTGATAATTTAGGAATTAAAAACGCTGAATTTTGGCATGATATTGAAAAAGAATATGAAAAACCTGTTGAAGTATGATCCTCAACAGGTTTTATTTATCCAAATTTGCTTCTAATTCTTTTATTCGTGTATTAATACTGTCAATTTCCTGAACGATTGCTGCTGTCTTTTCATCAAAAATATTATCATTACTAATAATTTCATAATACAGTTTGCCTAATTCAATAAACTTCTCATCTAAATCAGCCTGAGCACTTTTTATACTCACTCTCGTTTTCGCGACATCCGCTAATTCAGATGATTTTTCAATTGTTTTTTCTGTCAGTTTTGCTGCTTTTTTACTTAGATCATCAAATAATGCCATGATTATTCCTCCTTATATCTAGCTCATCACATAATTATTTTACCACAACCTCAGTAATCTACAATCACCTTTTCTCTAAAACTCTTTTACTCAGGATATTATACCCTAAATTTTATCAACAAGCATATAATTTTATTTTTTTCATATATTTTTGATGAGGTGATTTTATAAAAATTCAATGGCAGAAATTAATTATATGTATTATTATTCCCCTTTTTGTAGGTACTCTTTCAGCATTTCTTACACACGATGCTATGACCACATTTGAAACAATTCAAAAGCCAGTGCTATCACCACCGGGATGGCTATTTCCAATCGTTTGGACTGTTCTATATATTTTAATGGGAATAGCATCCTATCTAGTCTTGACTACAGAGTCTTCTCAGCATGTAACTCTTTTCATTTATAAGATTCAGCTTTTTTTCAATTTTATTTGGCCTATTATCTTCTTTAATCTTAGGTTGTACTTACTTGCCTTTATTTGGCTAATAATTTTATGGCTGCTTATCTTAATAACAGCAATCCTATTTTACAAAACAAATAAATTAGCTGGCTATCTAATGCTCCCATATCTTATTTGGGTAACTTTTGCTGGTTATTTAAATCTTTCGATCTATCTTTTAAATTAAGTTCAACAATAAAAAAAGCCATTTACTATATGTAAAAGGCTTTTTTGCTATTTATAAAAACTGCCGAATATCAATTACTAATTTTTCCTCAAGATTAATTAATCTTTTTGTAATATCTTTCGTTTTTTCATCAGCTGCTTCATATTGATTAAGATATTTATTAAGAGATTTTACTCCCATATTGCATCCATCAGTTATTAGATCGGCAATCGTTTGATCAGATTCATGCATAACCAATTTAGCATTTGTCTTGACCCAAGACATGCCTTTAGCCATTGGATTAGGTTCTTTGCCTTCATCATGAAACTTATCTAAAAGAGTTTGAATCTCTTCTTTTAACTGCTCATGTTCTCTTTTGCAGTCAATTAAATGCTGTCTTAACGTTTCATCATGTGCATAATCTAAAACATCATCGATTGAAGCTGCACCCATCTTAATCCCTGCATCACATTCTCGTAATAATTTTATAGTATCTGGTTCAATCATTATTTGTACGCTCCTTTTATTCTATAAAATCATTATGCTCTTTTTATTTATATTTATTCTTAATTATAAGGTAATAATCCCTCTTTCAATATAGCTGGCTACTGCTTGTTCCACTGTTTCTAAGGTTGTATATTTAGGTGAATATTCTAACAATTTTTGTGCATTTTCAATACTATATTCCCCACTTCTTGCAATATGATAATAAGTATGATCTATTAATTCATCATCATTAACATATTTACACCATTTTTCCCATGACAAAAATTTAATTTTAGGCTCTTGATTAAAATAACGGTACATTGCTTTAGCATACCCATATAAAGTCATTGATTCTCTTTCAACCGCATGAAAACTCTCTCCTAATGCTTGATTTCTATGAGTGATTGCCTGATAAAACATTTGCGCAACATCATCACCATGGACATGATGTAAAGTTTCCATACCTAAATTTGGTAAATAGATTTCCTGCCCATTTGCAATTTTTTGAAATACTGAAAAGTCTGTATTCCCAAGAGGATTAATAATTGTCCAGCCTGGTCCAGAAATTTGACCTGGTATAATTATCGTTGCTGGAAAACCATTTTTGCGATACTGTTCTTTTAAATACAACTCACTTTGATATTTATCAACTCCATAATCATCCAAAGGCTCTTTTAAACTATTTGGATCAGCTG encodes:
- a CDS encoding NAD(P)/FAD-dependent oxidoreductase, with translation MKNNYDVVVVGAGPAGIMACYELYLKQPELNVLLIDKGQDVMKRHCPIKEKKIKSCPIIRNNEPGCLPACSITAGFGGAGAYSDGKFNITSEFGGWLTDYLSTNEVEDVINYVDNLYLKHGATREITDPTTDKVKEIEHRGYAVGLKLLRAKVRHLGTEENLRIMTEMSTELKEHIDMAFRTAVKEVLVEDGHAVGVVLENDEVIKAKKIVLAPGRDGSAWLTKVLKQHGLELYNNQVDIGVRVETSNIVMEEINSNLYEGKFVYNTSVGTKVRTFCSNPSGHVVIENHSGTMLANGHAYHDPKLGSKNTNFALLVSHTFSEPFNEPNEFAHEVSRLANKLSNGSVMVQRYGDIKKGRRTTYKRLKEGYTEPTLAEAVPGDLGLVLPYNTMKSIIEMIEALDNVTPGIANEHTLLYGVEAKFYSARPKVREGFECEIDDLYVAGDGAGLTRGLAQAGANGIIVARHIIEHLK
- the thiM gene encoding hydroxyethylthiazole kinase; amino-acid sequence: MFEKVLEEIKLRNPIVHCITNYVTVNDCANAILAVNGSPIMADDIHEVEEITTICNALVINIGTLNERTVASMIKAGKMANHLNHPVVLDPVGAGASKLRTNTAKKLLEEINFSVIRGNISEIKALAMNMTSTQGVDANINDIVTAENLNEVISFAKKFSQETGAVIAITGATDIVANQEKTYVITNGCAMMSRITGTGCMLSAILGATTAIGQNDLLETTAYTIAMMGYCGELADQRVRNDNSGTSSFRMHLIDALSTINYYQLKAGVKIELH
- a CDS encoding HAD family hydrolase; the protein is MIKGYIIDMDGTLLDSMHIWNELGSRFLELKGITPEANLKDILAPLSINQAIKYIAETYQLKEPLDVLINEVNSLLNHIYLSEIPLKPGALEFITNCFNHHKKLCLLTANNYQATINILDKYNLTSKFDEIITCDHTTLDKRSGEAYNYAISALHLHKDECIVIEDALHAIIAAKKQGFTVWAVADQSNQDDWDEICKISDLNLKNLSEMEI
- the thiD gene encoding bifunctional hydroxymethylpyrimidine kinase/phosphomethylpyrimidine kinase, with product MKKVLTIAGTDPTGGAGVQADLKTMTAHKVYGMSIITALVAQNTLGVRDIMEVKPDFLAEQFDCVFEDIYPDAIKIGMVSSPVLIEMIVNKLTSQKDCPIVVDPVMVSTSGSRLLADNALRLLKEKLIPLATIITPNIPEAQVLTNLKINTKDDMITAAKMISEWYHGYILIKGGHFEERADDLLYYRGNITWLTGEKINNPNTHGTGCTLSSAIASNLALEYSIEESVTRAKVYITGALKANLNLGHGSGPLDHCWNINQTLK
- a CDS encoding EAL domain-containing protein; this encodes MPVNPYNLDMITKICNHLNTACAIITYRHNFHFEYANDLYYQLFKYKRNDGFNYSLPYSNDYQKVKNTITSIIQKKEEFLEIETQSFNKDNDLIWTRSRLSFIYNNQSVYIICLVENITENKKVLKNLEISHQKYLHEGQFKAAIASDALVSYEINIDDDLIIEDIIENTVNMLKLVDLNTNCSYSEFLLRWTKKCVHPDDKNKFYQELHPHRLKKLFEQGITEVYCEYRSLNATQKQGWVSTTIHLLHVGETNKLFGFVYVKDINDKKIHELELLRQSQSDPLTKLYNRTAFGQIVNEYLNKKRESSSALLLIDIDNFKNINDNLGHSFGDTVLCEIAHKLTNIFNNKAIIGRYGGDEFIIFIKDIPSKKYVYHKASIILEELHLYYSSNYQEYTISSSIGITFSPDDGKTLHELFEQTDSALYRAKKLGKSQYFAFNDSYQDITPVTNYISKGWLIDELDEIVYVSSLDTYELLYLNRKGREITGIEAGEYNHIKCYEALQGRTSPCPFCTNAKLNLNEFYIWEFSNQHLNKDYIVKDKLVLWEGTPMRMEIAVDVSDTHNFNLQRVPTEFAIEKTILDCLQALTIPDTLEEAINNVLEIIGNFYQATRAYIVEIDLNTKIGSNTYEWCRENYPHYRDQLQRIDLNEIPYIYEAFEHHNNLIINDCEAIKKEHPREYAHFISREAHSLVTIPYEETGIFAGYIGVDNPSINQNTIALLDSINFSIVNEIKKRRLYEKTQYNLYHDNLSGLLNRNSFTQFLSYENSAVYSQGVILADINGLKEINRDFGHYHGDKIITIISSIMNSYFPSEKIFRLSGDEFIIIVNDLEYKQFIEATKQMEDTLLGSTPNGVSLGYTWSEDNMDINDLIHQAEELMMINKQIYYERADTYKKHYSPKKLENLLKCFKAKQFVVYLQPKFDIDQNKVVSAEALVRLEYPGHGLIMPNKFIPTLEKERMTRYLDFYMFEQICEILERWQKEGKELIPISVNISRLTLLESDFTNSLKRIKNKYNIPNNFITLEITESIGNIDRSIIATISKRIKDLGFNISLDDFGAKYANMSLLSTLNFDELKIDKSMIDTLVNNDKCQTILHHIIEMCKKINVACVAEGVETEKQIELLVCLGCNIIQGFYYSKPISLQEFEDKYHQ
- a CDS encoding alanine/glycine:cation symporter family protein, which codes for MKGSECVISIQELLGLINEFLYSNILIALLVATGVYFTIRTKFVQFRMLPEGIRLLKEKSHHDDGVSSFQALMISTASRVGTGNIAGVATALAAGGAGSIFWMWIIALIGGASAFIESTLAQVYKEKDGDSFRGGPAYYIEKAIGKRWLGIIFSCLLIACFIFGFNPLQAYNVSSAVEYYFSNNELVAFVIGAVLALATAAVIFGGVHRIGIISSKVVPVMAILYILLGLYITFSNLNQLPEIFSDIFNQAFDFKAIAGGFAGSCVMHGIKRGLFSNEAGMGSAPNAGATADVSHPVKQGLVQTISVFIDTMLICSTTAFMLLNYGTESGLTGMPYVQQAIFAEVGEFGIHFITISIFLFAFSSLIGNYCYAESNFKFIIDNKKALFIFRIITVIIIFFGAQASFNTIWDLADVLMGFMAIMNIVVILLLGKIAFKCLKDYSIQKKEGKDPIFHPDNLGIKNAEFWHDIEKEYEKPVEV
- a CDS encoding TspO/MBR family protein, with translation MPLFVGTLSAFLTHDAMTTFETIQKPVLSPPGWLFPIVWTVLYILMGIASYLVLTTESSQHVTLFIYKIQLFFNFIWPIIFFNLRLYLLAFIWLIILWLLILITAILFYKTNKLAGYLMLPYLIWVTFAGYLNLSIYLLN
- a CDS encoding NAD-dependent epimerase/dehydratase family protein, encoding MKVVVIGACGHIGSYLVPKLVKGGFKVVAISRGKSKPYINDPAWKMVEQVVLDRNKDEDFAYKVAKMNADIVVDLINFNIEDTKKMVTALKEIKISHYLYCSSIWAHGRAEFLPADPNSLKEPLDDYGVDKYQSELYLKEQYRKNGFPATIIIPGQISGPGWTIINPLGNTDFSVFQKIANGQEIYLPNLGMETLHHVHGDDVAQMFYQAITHRNQALGESFHAVERESMTLYGYAKAMYRYFNQEPKIKFLSWEKWCKYVNDDELIDHTYYHIARSGEYSIENAQKLLEYSPKYTTLETVEQAVASYIERGIITL